A single window of Collinsella aerofaciens DNA harbors:
- the arcA gene encoding arginine deiminase: MTKGLHVPSEIGKLRKVCLHRPGDELLNLPPDELERLLFDDVPFLEVAQQEHDTFAQILRDQGVEVLYLENLVAEVFDQVPGARAEFTDQYIAEAGIRGQHMPQIVREKLDSIEDNLEFVKKTMAGMTKAEIDMPLTASTTLDSLVNSESESDLIIDPMPNLYFTRDPFAVVGEGVNLNRMYSVTRNRETLYGKYVFKYHPDYKDVSLYFRRDCQFHTEGGDVLNINEKTLAVGISQRTQAAAIDVMAQNIFWNSDSKVERILAFDIPVSRAFMHLDTVFTQIDVDKFTIHPAIMGTLRVYELTAGKNPGDVNIRLIEDTLEHVLEDATGVDQVKLIPCGGGDPIAASREQWNDGSNTLCVEPGKICVYARNTVTNDVLYKEGLDLLVVPSAELSRGRGGPRCMSMPFWREDL, encoded by the coding sequence ATGACGAAAGGTCTGCACGTGCCTTCCGAGATCGGCAAGCTCAGGAAGGTCTGCCTGCACCGTCCCGGCGACGAGCTCCTCAACCTGCCGCCCGACGAGCTCGAGCGACTCCTGTTCGACGACGTCCCGTTCCTGGAGGTCGCACAGCAGGAGCACGACACCTTCGCCCAGATCCTGAGGGACCAGGGCGTGGAGGTCCTCTACCTCGAGAACCTCGTCGCCGAGGTGTTCGACCAGGTCCCCGGCGCCCGCGCCGAGTTCACCGACCAGTACATCGCCGAGGCCGGCATCCGCGGCCAGCACATGCCGCAGATCGTCCGCGAGAAGCTGGACTCCATCGAGGACAACCTCGAGTTCGTCAAGAAGACCATGGCCGGCATGACCAAGGCCGAGATCGACATGCCCCTCACGGCGTCCACGACCCTCGACTCCCTGGTCAACTCCGAGTCCGAGTCCGACCTGATCATCGACCCGATGCCCAACCTCTACTTCACCCGCGACCCGTTCGCGGTCGTCGGCGAGGGCGTCAACCTCAACCGCATGTACTCGGTCACCCGCAACCGCGAGACCCTGTACGGCAAGTACGTCTTCAAGTACCACCCCGACTACAAGGACGTCTCCCTGTACTTCCGCCGCGACTGCCAGTTCCACACCGAGGGCGGCGACGTGCTGAACATCAACGAGAAGACCCTCGCCGTCGGCATCTCCCAGCGCACCCAGGCCGCCGCTATCGACGTCATGGCCCAGAACATCTTCTGGAACTCCGACTCCAAGGTCGAGCGCATCCTGGCCTTCGACATCCCGGTCTCGCGCGCCTTCATGCACCTCGACACGGTCTTCACCCAGATCGACGTCGATAAGTTCACGATCCACCCCGCCATCATGGGCACCCTGCGCGTCTACGAGCTGACCGCCGGCAAGAACCCGGGCGACGTGAACATCCGCCTGATCGAGGACACCCTCGAGCACGTCCTGGAGGACGCCACCGGCGTCGACCAGGTCAAGCTGATCCCCTGCGGCGGCGGCGACCCGATCGCGGCCTCCCGCGAGCAGTGGAACGACGGCTCCAACACCCTGTGCGTCGAGCCCGGCAAGATCTGCGTCTACGCCCGCAACACCGTCACCAACGACGTGCTGTACAAGGAGGGCCTGGACCTTCTCGTCGTGCCCTCCGCCGAGCTCTCCCGCGGCCGCGGCGGCCCGCGCTGCATGAGCATGCCCTTCTGGCGCGAGGACCTCTAA